From Streptomyces zhihengii, the proteins below share one genomic window:
- a CDS encoding FtsX-like permease family protein encodes MTRQPASRPGAGSRRPRPVAPWVRTRLRTAPGTAAAFGVLVLLTAFLAAAFPRAVDAYENRGLRHTVTDAPTTRSVLEVTTPGPGLTGSEEAREASLRSGALAEAYEKVLDALGGPLRAVPGESSYGVQTGVPLPALDTWLPRPDAVPPHMTLVAQNGLAEHSAVTDGRLPRAGGDVTSRTTEVEAAVTTRTAKTLGIETGSVIHVGGANGPALTVRVTGIVEPRSPQGSYWSFNEVLGAPGLGATPGSPPSVYWRAALLLAPDAAPALLGTLGAPQPYWRVAPETARLTAQDVPELTERLAALEDGPGLIRLKDTIDENADVTTDLDGVLGDFEAMRSAISPVVAVAAFGIGSVAVVVVAMAGGLFAARRRAELALLRSRGGSLAGIGGRLLAETAVVAVPAAALGLALAVLAVDDARTGYAVAAAAAVAAVACAALPVRAVVGHRVPLAHGGRDDLTLARPGRRRTVAELTLLVLAVGAVTALRRRGTSDAGDHLTSAAPVLVALIAALVLVRLYPLPLRWAARPAARLRGAVGYLSLARAGRSSAVGALPLLALLLALATAGFGGSVLAGVDDARARAALLATGADARVSGEGDSVALPPGAERAVRAVPGVRSVTAVQIEHALTLPAAGRQADAPAVSLVAADPDAYASLARGLDLGEFPAAALRPGADPQVLRAVASPGVAAWLGSGRHRIDAVAGTFTVEIAAVRERTPAVASKEFLVVDGSRLESRAPSALLVTGGQVDGEALRAAARELGGDLTVRLRAEARAGFTDSPLQAGAERIYTAAIGAGAGYAVLALMLSLLQSAPERTTLLARLRTMGLTTRQGRTLLGLEALPPALLAAAGGALVGWATIGLLAPGVDLVRLALAAAPGVAPVDDVSLRADAWSLALPATAVVLLAAAVAGVQAWWAGRRGSVKELRAGDMR; translated from the coding sequence ATGACCAGGCAACCCGCATCCCGCCCCGGGGCCGGCTCCCGGCGCCCGCGGCCCGTCGCGCCCTGGGTGCGGACCCGGCTGCGCACCGCGCCCGGCACGGCCGCCGCCTTCGGCGTGCTCGTGCTGCTGACCGCCTTCCTGGCCGCCGCGTTCCCGCGCGCCGTGGACGCCTACGAGAACCGCGGCCTGCGCCACACGGTCACCGACGCCCCCACCACCCGCAGCGTGCTGGAGGTGACCACGCCCGGCCCCGGTCTCACCGGGTCAGAGGAGGCGCGCGAGGCGAGCCTGCGGTCCGGGGCGCTGGCCGAGGCGTACGAGAAGGTGCTGGACGCCCTGGGCGGCCCGCTGCGCGCCGTGCCCGGCGAGTCGTCGTACGGCGTGCAGACCGGCGTGCCGCTGCCCGCCCTGGACACCTGGCTGCCCCGCCCCGACGCGGTGCCGCCGCACATGACGCTGGTGGCCCAGAACGGGCTGGCCGAGCACTCCGCCGTCACCGACGGGCGGCTGCCCCGGGCCGGCGGCGACGTCACCTCCCGCACCACGGAGGTCGAGGCGGCCGTCACCACGCGGACGGCGAAGACCCTCGGCATCGAGACGGGCTCCGTGATCCACGTCGGCGGGGCGAACGGGCCCGCGCTCACGGTGCGGGTCACCGGCATCGTCGAGCCGCGCTCGCCGCAGGGGAGCTACTGGTCGTTCAACGAGGTGCTGGGCGCCCCCGGCCTGGGCGCCACCCCAGGGTCCCCGCCCAGCGTCTACTGGCGGGCCGCCCTGCTGCTCGCCCCGGACGCGGCCCCCGCGCTGCTCGGCACCCTCGGCGCACCGCAGCCCTACTGGCGCGTCGCGCCGGAGACCGCCCGTCTCACCGCCCAGGACGTGCCGGAGCTGACCGAGCGGCTCGCGGCCCTGGAGGACGGGCCGGGCCTGATCCGGCTGAAGGACACGATCGACGAGAACGCGGACGTCACCACCGACCTGGACGGCGTCCTCGGCGACTTCGAGGCGATGCGGTCGGCGATCTCCCCCGTCGTCGCGGTCGCGGCGTTCGGGATCGGCTCGGTCGCCGTCGTCGTGGTCGCCATGGCGGGCGGACTCTTCGCCGCGCGCCGGCGCGCCGAGCTGGCGCTGCTGCGCTCGCGCGGCGGATCGCTGGCGGGCATCGGCGGACGGCTGCTCGCGGAGACCGCCGTCGTGGCGGTGCCCGCCGCCGCGCTCGGTCTGGCGCTCGCGGTGCTCGCCGTCGACGACGCCCGGACCGGGTACGCGGTGGCGGCCGCGGCGGCGGTGGCCGCCGTGGCGTGCGCGGCGCTGCCGGTGCGGGCCGTCGTGGGGCACCGGGTGCCCCTCGCGCACGGCGGCCGGGACGACCTGACGCTGGCCCGGCCGGGCCGCCGCCGGACCGTCGCCGAACTGACCCTGCTGGTCCTCGCCGTGGGCGCGGTGACCGCGCTGCGCCGCCGCGGCACCTCCGACGCCGGCGACCACCTCACCAGCGCCGCCCCGGTGCTGGTGGCCCTGATCGCCGCACTGGTCCTGGTCCGGCTCTACCCGCTGCCGCTGCGCTGGGCCGCCCGGCCGGCGGCGCGGCTGCGCGGCGCGGTCGGCTACCTCTCGCTCGCCAGGGCGGGCCGCTCCTCGGCCGTCGGGGCGCTGCCGCTGCTGGCCCTGCTGCTGGCACTGGCCACGGCCGGCTTCGGCGGCTCGGTGCTGGCCGGGGTGGACGACGCGCGGGCCCGGGCGGCACTCCTCGCGACCGGCGCCGACGCCCGGGTGTCCGGCGAGGGCGACTCCGTCGCCCTGCCCCCCGGCGCGGAGCGCGCCGTCCGCGCCGTGCCCGGTGTGCGTTCGGTGACGGCGGTGCAGATCGAGCACGCGCTGACGCTGCCCGCCGCCGGCCGCCAGGCCGACGCGCCCGCCGTGTCCCTGGTCGCGGCCGACCCCGACGCGTACGCCTCGCTGGCGCGCGGGCTCGATCTCGGCGAGTTCCCCGCCGCCGCGCTCCGGCCGGGCGCGGACCCTCAGGTGCTGCGCGCCGTGGCCTCCCCCGGCGTCGCCGCCTGGCTGGGCAGCGGGCGGCACCGGATCGACGCGGTCGCGGGCACCTTCACCGTGGAGATCGCCGCGGTACGGGAGCGGACGCCCGCCGTCGCGTCGAAGGAGTTCCTCGTCGTGGACGGCTCCCGGCTCGAAAGCCGCGCCCCCTCGGCGCTGCTGGTGACCGGCGGGCAGGTGGACGGCGAGGCCCTGCGGGCCGCCGCCCGGGAACTCGGCGGGGACCTCACCGTACGGCTGCGCGCCGAGGCCCGGGCGGGCTTCACCGACTCCCCGCTGCAGGCCGGCGCGGAGCGCATCTACACGGCGGCGATCGGGGCCGGGGCGGGCTACGCCGTGCTGGCGCTGATGCTGTCGCTGCTGCAGTCGGCCCCGGAGCGCACCACGCTGCTGGCCCGGCTGCGGACCATGGGCCTGACCACCCGGCAGGGCAGGACCCTGCTGGGCCTGGAGGCGCTGCCGCCGGCGCTGCTCGCCGCGGCGGGCGGCGCGCTCGTCGGCTGGGCCACCATCGGGCTGCTGGCGCCGGGCGTGGACCTGGTGCGGCTCGCACTGGCGGCGGCCCCGGGCGTGGCGCCCGTGGACGACGTGTCGCTGCGGGCCGACGCGTGGTCGCTGGCGCTGCCGGCGACGGCCGTGGTGCTGCTGGCCGCAGCCGTCGCCGGGGTGCAGGCCTGGTGGGCGGGGCGGCGCGGATCCGTCAAGGAACTCAGGGCAGGAGACATGCGATGA
- a CDS encoding ABC transporter permease, giving the protein MTGFVLLRVRAHRLLLAAALLAVVLTTCVLSALAAFSGSVGDAALRHTLGTREAAGAALTVGARTPGEHREAADEAVARGAAASFDGLPVTVRKLERSGAYALPRSLQSPEARKGEPDLTHFAALDPARVDIVAGRLPGPAGANGPVQVALPEAAAKLLDLTVGARLDLTDRLTEKPLAAEIVGVYRVADPADPYWQLDPLAGRGVRSAVFTTYGPLFADPGLLASGRTGTGDSAWIARADFRTMTTDRIGALHTAAVAGPEALGKDPVFAGSVTVRTSLPTVLAQSERALLVARSTLLIVAVQLVVLAGYTLLLVARLLSSERAGETGLLRARGASRGRITGLASVEALLLALPAAVCAPLLAGPLTRLLASRSSLGDSGLRVGDAPAAQVWLVAVAVAVCCAAAVVAPALGAGGEGPRRGRGRTLPGPVRAGADLGLLAVAAVAFWQLDRQTGAAGGGALSGDREGELGIDPLLVVAPALALLAGTVLTLRLLPPVARLAERWAAAGRGLPLALAGWQFSRRPLRGAGPVLLLVLAVAMGMLAIGQSASWDRSQDDQADFRSGTSVRVLDTGTAGPGDAGRYAALPGVRAAAPAVRASVGLSANRTATVLALDTTGAGDRLLMRGDLADGDLDAVLGALEPAGGGRPGLPLPEDARRAVLDLRISAEGVRGGASPSGTRIPVVAVLEDRYGIAHRVAAGTVPVDGRVHPVTLDLGTTASGGQAPPAGPLALTGIRLLDTPVPERAEKHRLTVERVLAAGEDGAPRPVAGASEARWEAVYQGSSGTTAGEPVALRPAATAAAPLSVGWTAAPDPLGTDAWGRALSAADFGVRVDAVRPPAPEEIPAVVTDAFLDASGAARGESVDLTFGGRDLRVTVAEVVRRLPTTGTGAGAAALDGADRTAAAAADGGGVLLDFRTVNAVLAQDGSASLTPSEWWLSTEPGRSDDVAAALRALPDADGAQVLVRDETAAELHGDPLGAGPRSALLAVAVVAAALAAVGFAVSAAGSLRERSSEFAVLRALGAPRRRLARLMAAEQGVLIGIALLVGVALGAVLTRAVVPLIVLTGQATQPVPGVLVELPVGRVALLLAGVAALPLLIVAVIALRRPDPAVTLRHQGDN; this is encoded by the coding sequence GTGACGGGGTTCGTACTGCTGCGCGTCAGGGCGCACAGACTGCTGCTGGCCGCGGCGCTGCTCGCCGTCGTGCTGACCACCTGTGTGCTGTCCGCGCTCGCCGCCTTCTCCGGATCGGTCGGCGACGCCGCCCTGCGCCACACCCTCGGCACCCGGGAGGCGGCCGGCGCCGCCCTCACCGTCGGCGCCCGGACCCCGGGCGAACACCGCGAGGCCGCCGACGAGGCCGTCGCCCGCGGTGCCGCGGCCTCCTTCGACGGCCTGCCCGTCACCGTCCGCAAGCTGGAGCGCTCGGGCGCCTACGCGCTGCCGCGGTCCTTGCAGAGCCCCGAGGCGCGCAAGGGCGAACCCGATCTCACGCACTTCGCCGCCCTGGACCCGGCGCGGGTCGACATCGTGGCCGGGCGGCTGCCGGGCCCCGCGGGCGCGAACGGGCCCGTCCAGGTCGCCCTGCCGGAGGCGGCCGCGAAGCTGCTGGACCTGACGGTGGGCGCACGGCTCGACCTCACCGACCGGCTCACCGAGAAGCCGCTCGCCGCCGAGATCGTCGGCGTGTACCGGGTCGCCGACCCGGCCGACCCGTACTGGCAGCTCGACCCGCTCGCCGGACGCGGGGTGCGCTCCGCCGTCTTCACCACCTACGGGCCCCTGTTCGCCGATCCGGGGCTGCTCGCCTCGGGCCGCACCGGGACGGGCGACTCGGCGTGGATCGCCCGGGCCGACTTCCGCACCATGACCACCGACCGGATCGGCGCACTGCACACGGCCGCCGTCGCGGGGCCGGAGGCGCTCGGCAAGGACCCCGTCTTCGCCGGGTCCGTGACGGTGCGCACCTCGCTGCCGACGGTGCTGGCGCAGAGCGAGCGGGCCCTGCTGGTGGCCCGTTCGACCCTGCTGATCGTGGCCGTGCAGCTCGTGGTCCTCGCGGGCTACACCCTGCTGCTGGTGGCCCGGCTGCTGAGCAGCGAGCGGGCCGGGGAGACCGGCCTGCTGCGGGCGCGCGGCGCGTCCCGGGGGCGGATCACCGGGCTCGCCTCCGTCGAGGCGCTGCTGCTCGCGCTGCCCGCCGCCGTGTGCGCGCCGCTGCTCGCGGGGCCGCTGACCCGGCTGCTCGCGTCCCGTTCCTCGCTCGGCGACAGCGGTCTGCGGGTCGGTGACGCGCCGGCCGCCCAGGTGTGGCTGGTGGCCGTCGCGGTGGCGGTGTGCTGCGCCGCGGCCGTGGTGGCCCCCGCGCTCGGCGCGGGCGGCGAGGGGCCCCGGCGGGGCCGTGGCCGCACGCTGCCCGGCCCGGTGCGGGCCGGCGCCGACCTCGGGCTGCTGGCCGTCGCGGCGGTCGCGTTCTGGCAGCTCGACCGGCAGACCGGGGCCGCCGGCGGCGGTGCGCTGAGCGGCGACCGGGAGGGCGAGCTCGGGATCGACCCGCTGCTGGTCGTGGCGCCCGCGCTGGCCCTGCTGGCGGGCACCGTGCTGACCCTGCGGCTGCTGCCGCCGGTCGCCCGGCTCGCCGAGCGGTGGGCGGCGGCGGGCCGCGGTCTGCCGCTGGCGCTGGCGGGCTGGCAGTTCAGCCGGCGCCCGCTGCGCGGCGCGGGCCCGGTGCTGCTGCTGGTGCTCGCGGTGGCGATGGGCATGCTCGCGATCGGGCAGAGCGCCTCGTGGGACCGCTCGCAGGACGACCAGGCCGACTTCCGCTCGGGCACCTCGGTGCGGGTGCTGGACACCGGCACGGCGGGGCCGGGCGACGCCGGACGGTACGCGGCCCTGCCCGGCGTGCGCGCGGCGGCCCCCGCCGTGCGGGCGTCCGTCGGTCTGTCGGCGAACCGCACCGCGACGGTGCTGGCGCTGGACACCACGGGCGCGGGCGACCGTCTGCTGATGCGCGGCGACCTCGCGGACGGCGACCTCGACGCGGTGCTCGGTGCCCTGGAGCCGGCCGGGGGCGGCCGCCCCGGTCTGCCGCTGCCCGAGGACGCGCGGCGTGCCGTGCTCGACCTGCGGATCTCGGCCGAGGGCGTGCGGGGCGGCGCCTCGCCGTCGGGGACGCGGATCCCGGTGGTGGCCGTGCTGGAGGACCGCTACGGCATCGCCCACCGGGTGGCCGCCGGCACCGTCCCCGTCGACGGCCGGGTCCATCCGGTGACCCTGGACCTGGGCACCACGGCGTCGGGCGGCCAGGCCCCGCCGGCCGGGCCGCTCGCGCTGACCGGGATACGGCTGCTCGACACCCCCGTCCCGGAGCGGGCGGAGAAGCACCGGCTGACCGTCGAACGCGTCCTGGCCGCCGGGGAGGACGGCGCCCCGCGCCCCGTCGCCGGCGCATCGGAGGCCCGCTGGGAGGCGGTGTACCAGGGGAGCAGCGGGACGACGGCCGGGGAGCCGGTGGCGCTGCGGCCCGCGGCGACGGCCGCCGCCCCGCTCAGCGTCGGCTGGACCGCGGCGCCCGACCCGCTGGGCACCGACGCCTGGGGCCGCGCCCTGTCCGCCGCGGACTTCGGCGTACGCGTCGACGCCGTGCGCCCGCCCGCGCCGGAGGAGATCCCCGCCGTGGTCACCGACGCGTTCCTGGACGCCTCCGGAGCGGCGCGCGGCGAGAGCGTGGACCTCACGTTCGGCGGCCGGGACCTGCGGGTCACCGTGGCGGAAGTGGTCCGGCGGCTGCCGACGACGGGCACCGGCGCGGGCGCGGCCGCCCTCGACGGCGCGGACCGGACCGCTGCCGCGGCCGCCGACGGCGGCGGTGTCCTGCTGGACTTCCGGACCGTCAACGCCGTCCTCGCCCAGGACGGCAGCGCCTCGCTGACCCCGTCCGAGTGGTGGCTGTCCACCGAGCCGGGCCGGTCCGACGACGTGGCCGCGGCGCTGCGCGCGCTCCCGGACGCGGACGGCGCGCAGGTACTGGTCCGCGACGAGACGGCGGCCGAGCTGCACGGCGACCCGCTGGGCGCCGGACCCCGCTCGGCGCTGCTCGCGGTCGCCGTGGTCGCCGCCGCCCTGGCCGCCGTCGGCTTCGCGGTGAGCGCCGCCGGGTCGCTGCGCGAGCGGTCGTCGGAGTTCGCGGTGCTGCGGGCCCTCGGCGCCCCGCGCCGCAGGCTCGCCCGGCTGATGGCCGCGGAGCAGGGGGTGCTGATCGGTATCGCGCTGCTCGTCGGCGTGGCCCTGGGCGCCGTGCTGACACGGGCGGTCGTGCCGCTGATCGTGCTGACCGGGCAGGCGACCCAGCCGGTGCCGGGGGTCCTGGTCGAACTGCCCGTGGGGCGGGTCGCGCTGCTGCTCGCCGGTGTGGCGGCGCTGCCGCTGCTGATCGTCGCCGTCATCGCCCTGCGCCGCCCGGACCCCGCGGTGACACTGCGCCACCAGGGGGACAACTGA
- a CDS encoding globin, producing the protein MNEIPRGTLQEQTFYEQVGGEETFRRLVHRFYQGVADDPLLRPMYPEEDLGPAEERLVLFLMQYWGGPRTYSDNRGHPRLRMRHAPFTVDRAAHDAWLKHMRVAVDELGLSAEHEHQLWSYLTYAAASMVNAPDQ; encoded by the coding sequence GTGAACGAGATTCCGCGCGGGACGCTTCAGGAGCAGACCTTCTACGAGCAGGTCGGCGGCGAGGAGACCTTTCGACGCCTCGTCCACCGGTTCTACCAGGGCGTCGCCGACGACCCGTTGCTGCGGCCGATGTACCCGGAGGAGGACCTCGGTCCCGCCGAGGAGCGGCTGGTGCTCTTCCTGATGCAGTACTGGGGCGGGCCCCGGACGTACAGCGACAACCGCGGGCACCCGCGGCTGCGGATGCGCCACGCCCCCTTCACGGTCGACCGGGCGGCGCACGACGCGTGGCTGAAGCACATGCGGGTGGCGGTGGACGAGCTGGGCCTCTCCGCCGAGCACGAGCACCAGTTGTGGAGCTACCTGACCTACGCGGCCGCGTCGATGGTCAACGCCCCGGATCAGTAG
- a CDS encoding methyltransferase domain-containing protein, whose amino-acid sequence MAAHAGPPHGPRPGAGADPFARAGAEARAAMVREIVRGGGLADPAWRAAFEEVPRHLFVPSYFVVEGGVYERLWREDPDPGRRARWLSGAYEDGPLATRLRDGALLTSSSQPSLMAVMLDALELRGGDTVLEIGAGTGYNAALLAHRLGDDAVTTVDLDPDITESARSHLAEAGRRPVVVTGDGARGCRERAPFDAVVATCTLPSVPPDWPAQCHPGARIVAPLSTGLMALRVGADADGRPSAEGRFLRTSAYFVPLRGGMGVPENSAGGLPRRAIENELFRFLLTLTADSLDPREALSLWEREHRPRRDRFGVTVRGGRQWAWLDDPEGPYVWPLGGPEA is encoded by the coding sequence ATGGCCGCACACGCCGGACCGCCGCACGGCCCGCGCCCCGGCGCCGGGGCGGATCCGTTCGCCCGCGCCGGCGCCGAGGCGCGGGCCGCCATGGTGCGCGAGATCGTCCGCGGCGGAGGACTGGCGGACCCGGCCTGGCGGGCGGCCTTCGAGGAGGTGCCCCGCCACCTCTTCGTCCCCAGCTACTTCGTGGTCGAGGGCGGGGTCTACGAACGGCTCTGGCGCGAGGACCCCGACCCGGGGCGGCGCGCCCGGTGGCTCAGCGGGGCGTACGAGGACGGGCCGCTCGCCACCCGGCTGCGCGACGGCGCCCTGCTGACGTCGTCGAGCCAGCCGTCCCTGATGGCGGTGATGCTCGACGCGCTCGAACTCCGCGGCGGCGACACCGTGCTGGAGATCGGCGCGGGCACCGGCTACAACGCGGCACTGCTCGCGCACCGGCTCGGCGACGACGCGGTCACCACCGTGGACCTCGACCCCGACATCACCGAGTCCGCCCGGTCCCATCTGGCCGAGGCCGGCCGCCGGCCCGTCGTGGTCACCGGCGACGGCGCCCGCGGCTGCCGTGAACGGGCGCCGTTCGACGCCGTCGTCGCCACCTGCACGCTGCCGTCGGTGCCGCCCGACTGGCCCGCCCAGTGCCATCCCGGCGCCCGTATCGTCGCCCCGCTCTCCACCGGGCTGATGGCGCTGCGGGTCGGCGCCGACGCGGACGGGCGGCCGAGCGCCGAGGGGCGCTTCCTGCGGACCTCCGCCTACTTCGTGCCCCTGCGCGGCGGCATGGGGGTGCCCGAGAACAGCGCGGGCGGACTGCCCCGCCGGGCGATCGAGAACGAGCTCTTCCGCTTCCTGCTGACGCTGACCGCCGACAGCCTCGACCCGCGCGAGGCGCTCTCCCTGTGGGAACGCGAGCACCGGCCCCGGCGGGACCGGTTCGGCGTCACCGTCCGCGGGGGCCGTCAGTGGGCATGGCTGGACGACCCGGAGGGTCCGTACGTCTGGCCGCTCGGCGGGCCGGAGGCGTGA